A genomic region of Xanthomonas fragariae contains the following coding sequences:
- a CDS encoding FKBP-type peptidyl-prolyl cis-trans isomerase — protein MKIEKDSVVRFHYTVSEIGQEPIESSKESEPLAIMIGHGNIIPGLEAAMMDKEAGESFSVDVKATEAYGEYREGMRQRVPKKHFGATKLVPSTQVVLQTNFGPRAVTVQKVGMSVVDVDLNHPMAGKDLHFAVEIIEVREATQEERDHGHVHGDGGHHH, from the coding sequence ATGAAGATCGAAAAAGACAGCGTCGTCCGCTTCCATTACACCGTTTCCGAGATTGGCCAGGAGCCGATCGAGAGCTCCAAGGAAAGTGAACCGTTGGCGATCATGATCGGTCACGGCAACATCATTCCGGGCCTGGAAGCGGCCATGATGGACAAAGAAGCCGGCGAGAGCTTCAGCGTGGACGTCAAGGCTACCGAGGCCTACGGCGAATACCGCGAAGGCATGCGCCAGCGCGTACCCAAGAAGCATTTCGGCGCCACCAAGCTGGTGCCTAGCACCCAGGTCGTGCTGCAGACCAACTTCGGTCCGCGTGCAGTGACGGTGCAGAAGGTCGGCATGAGTGTGGTTGATGTCGACCTCAATCATCCGATGGCTGGCAAGGATCTGCACTTCGCTGTGGAGATCATTGAAGTGCGTGAAGCGACGCAGGAAGAGCGCGACCACGGCCATGTGCACGGTGATGGCGGTCATCACCACTGA
- a CDS encoding rhomboid family intramembrane serine protease gives MPQLPPVTKALLIANIGVFLLQWALGDLGAALLPSDAALSSLMLWPISSGFDAFSPGASFMPWQLLTYAFLHGSFNHLFFNMLALFMFGAALEQTWGQKRFLTYYLVCVAGAGVCQLLMAWFTQSGAPVVGASGGVFGLLLAYGMLFPNQRVMLLFPPIPMKARTFVIVFGAIELFLGATGWQPGVAHFAHLGGMLFGWLMIRYWRGQSPFGGSGGKKGGGKARKPPLRVVR, from the coding sequence ATGCCCCAACTGCCGCCCGTCACCAAAGCGTTGTTGATCGCCAATATCGGCGTGTTCCTGTTGCAATGGGCATTGGGCGATCTGGGCGCGGCGTTGCTGCCGTCAGACGCCGCGCTGTCATCGCTGATGTTGTGGCCGATCTCCAGTGGCTTCGATGCGTTCTCGCCCGGCGCCAGCTTCATGCCGTGGCAACTGCTGACCTATGCATTTCTACATGGCAGTTTCAACCATCTGTTCTTCAACATGCTGGCGCTTTTCATGTTCGGCGCAGCGCTGGAACAGACCTGGGGCCAGAAGCGTTTTCTGACCTACTACCTGGTGTGCGTCGCCGGTGCCGGCGTGTGCCAGCTGTTGATGGCCTGGTTCACCCAGAGTGGTGCGCCGGTCGTGGGTGCCTCGGGTGGCGTATTCGGCCTGTTGCTGGCATACGGCATGTTGTTTCCCAACCAGCGGGTCATGCTGCTGTTTCCGCCGATCCCGATGAAGGCGCGCACGTTCGTGATCGTGTTCGGTGCGATCGAATTGTTCCTGGGCGCGACCGGCTGGCAGCCGGGCGTGGCTCACTTTGCCCATCTGGGCGGCATGCTGTTTGGCTGGTTGATGATCCGCTACTGGCGCGGCCAGTCACCGTTCGGTGGCAGCGGCGGCAAAAAAGGGGGCGGCAAAGCTCGTAAGCCGCCGCTGCGGGTGGTGCGTTGA
- a CDS encoding DUF418 domain-containing protein → MTQRDLLPIATTERIFVLDVLRGFALLGILLMNIEAFVGPLDLASTGVEPHWHGADRIADALVYVLVQGKFHTLFSLLFGMGFAVMAQRAEQAGRAFFGMYLRRTAGLLVIGLAHALLIWSGDILVAYALLALLLLTARTVPTVTLPWFAALVYLCAPGLILLYGAAQTVTQADPAYAVEWKAAMADAAQQAVANVQAQRAAFGSGTYLQATLQRWHDLREAMTGLGINGPAMLGMFVLGSWFVRSGAIATPERFPRLFATLRYGVLPLGLGAMLVSLALEPWIDPARLDLRLSGAFALSLIAGPLMSLGYAAWVVRLAPYLAWLAPAGRMALSNYLLQSLLCTWIFYGYGLGYFEQLSRVWQLPFALALFALQAVLSQLWLRWFHFGPMEWLWRSVTYLHLPPMWRGSARVG, encoded by the coding sequence ATGACACAGCGCGATTTGCTGCCCATTGCCACGACCGAGCGCATCTTTGTGTTGGACGTGCTGCGCGGTTTCGCGCTGCTTGGCATCCTGCTGATGAATATCGAAGCCTTCGTCGGCCCGCTCGATCTGGCCTCGACCGGCGTGGAGCCGCATTGGCACGGCGCCGATCGTATTGCCGATGCGCTGGTGTATGTGCTTGTGCAGGGCAAGTTTCATACGCTGTTTTCGTTGTTGTTCGGCATGGGCTTTGCGGTGATGGCGCAGCGCGCCGAGCAGGCCGGGCGCGCGTTTTTCGGCATGTACCTGCGTCGTACCGCCGGGCTGTTGGTGATCGGCCTTGCCCATGCATTGCTGATATGGTCCGGCGATATCCTGGTAGCCTATGCGCTGCTGGCGTTGCTGCTGCTGACGGCGCGCACGGTGCCAACGGTGACGCTGCCGTGGTTTGCCGCGTTGGTTTATCTCTGTGCGCCTGGTTTGATCCTGCTGTATGGCGCGGCACAGACGGTGACGCAGGCCGATCCGGCATATGCAGTGGAATGGAAAGCTGCGATGGCCGACGCCGCGCAACAAGCGGTGGCAAATGTGCAGGCGCAACGCGCCGCGTTCGGAAGTGGCACCTATCTGCAGGCCACGCTGCAGCGTTGGCATGACTTGCGGGAAGCGATGACCGGGCTCGGCATCAACGGCCCTGCCATGCTCGGCATGTTTGTGCTGGGCAGTTGGTTTGTGCGTAGCGGTGCGATCGCTACGCCTGAGCGCTTCCCACGCCTGTTTGCAACATTGCGCTACGGCGTGTTGCCGCTCGGCTTGGGTGCGATGCTGGTGAGTCTTGCGCTAGAGCCGTGGATCGATCCGGCACGTCTGGATTTGCGTCTTTCGGGTGCGTTCGCGTTGTCGCTGATTGCCGGGCCGCTGATGAGCCTGGGCTATGCAGCGTGGGTTGTGCGACTGGCACCGTACTTGGCTTGGCTTGCGCCGGCCGGGCGCATGGCATTGAGCAACTACTTGCTGCAGTCGTTGTTGTGTACATGGATTTTTTACGGCTACGGGCTGGGCTATTTCGAACAGTTGTCGCGGGTGTGGCAGCTGCCGTTTGCGCTGGCGCTGTTCGCGCTGCAGGCGGTGCTGAGCCAGCTGTGGCTGCGCTGGTTCCATTTCGGGCCGATGGAATGGCTGTGGCGCAGCGTGACTTATTTGCATCTGCCACCGATGTGGCGTGGCAGCGCGCGTGTTGGGTAG
- a CDS encoding acyl-CoA thioesterase, translating to MIGQQRDLTFRFLAEPSDVNFGGKVHGGVVMKWIDQVGFAAASGWSGHYCVTVAVGGIRFVAPVRIGDLVAVSAKLVHTGRTSMHFAIDVRARSPMGGNSRLCTHCIIVFVAMDPHGVTPMEVPSWQPDTPEDQRLAEYALKVMELSKGIEHTMSHYQADTAR from the coding sequence TGATTGGCCAACAGCGTGATCTGACATTTCGTTTTCTGGCCGAGCCCAGCGACGTCAACTTCGGCGGCAAGGTGCATGGCGGCGTGGTGATGAAGTGGATCGACCAGGTGGGCTTCGCTGCGGCCAGCGGCTGGAGCGGGCATTACTGCGTCACCGTGGCGGTGGGCGGTATTCGCTTCGTGGCGCCGGTGCGGATCGGGGATCTGGTCGCGGTGTCGGCCAAGCTGGTCCACACCGGGCGCACCAGCATGCATTTCGCCATCGATGTGCGGGCACGCAGCCCGATGGGCGGCAACTCCCGGTTGTGCACGCACTGCATCATCGTGTTCGTGGCGATGGACCCGCATGGCGTCACGCCGATGGAAGTGCCGTCGTGGCAGCCGGACACGCCAGAGGATCAACGCCTGGCCGAGTACGCGCTCAAGGTGATGGAACTGAGCAAAGGCATCGAGCACACCATGTCGCATTACCAGGCCGATACCGCGCGTTGA
- a CDS encoding NAD(P)/FAD-dependent oxidoreductase — protein MTGARVDVVVVGAGAIGLATALALVEAGRHVRILDAGALGAATSYGNCGTITPSHAPPLAAPGMLAQALKWMLTSDAPLYIPPRLDPALWRWLLRFARRCNARDWQTSAQARAALLRDARHRFDDWVQRYALDCEFRSDGLDYVFGDAGRFAQYREECTVLAQWGIQAEVIDGADYARQDPAFRSGIAGAIHFPGDAHLRPERYTAELASVLRARGAAIDEHCRVDAVLPEAHGACVHTQHGQLHAREVVIATGPWSPVLAAQLGLRLPVQAGKGYSITYSAPSLMPRRPVVLKDRWVFVVPWRDRLRIGSTMEFSGYDTQLNPTRLAALERAAADYLHAPAGPAVIERWYGWRPMTWDDVPVLGAVPGRPHVWLAAGHGMLGISMSTASGQLMADLITGRAPALDPHPYRAERFA, from the coding sequence ATGACCGGTGCACGTGTCGATGTGGTGGTGGTCGGTGCCGGCGCTATTGGTCTGGCTACCGCATTGGCACTGGTCGAGGCCGGTCGGCACGTGCGCATACTCGACGCCGGTGCGCTTGGTGCGGCTACCTCGTATGGCAACTGCGGCACCATTACGCCGAGTCATGCGCCGCCACTGGCGGCACCAGGCATGCTCGCGCAGGCGTTGAAATGGATGCTGACGTCGGATGCGCCGTTGTATATCCCACCGCGACTAGATCCTGCGTTGTGGCGCTGGTTACTGCGATTTGCACGGCGCTGCAATGCGCGCGACTGGCAGACCAGCGCGCAGGCGCGGGCGGCATTGTTGCGCGATGCACGCCACCGGTTTGATGATTGGGTCCAGCGTTATGCGCTGGATTGCGAATTCCGCAGCGACGGGCTGGACTACGTGTTTGGCGACGCGGGCCGCTTCGCGCAGTACCGCGAAGAGTGCACGGTGCTTGCGCAGTGGGGCATCCAGGCAGAGGTGATCGATGGCGCCGACTACGCGCGCCAGGATCCTGCGTTTCGCAGCGGCATCGCAGGAGCCATCCACTTCCCCGGCGATGCGCATCTGCGTCCGGAGCGCTACACCGCCGAGCTGGCGAGCGTGTTGCGGGCGCGTGGCGCTGCGATCGACGAGCACTGCCGCGTGGATGCGGTCTTGCCCGAAGCCCACGGTGCTTGCGTGCACACCCAGCACGGGCAGTTGCATGCGCGCGAGGTGGTCATTGCCACCGGTCCGTGGTCGCCAGTGTTGGCTGCGCAATTGGGCTTGCGCTTGCCGGTGCAGGCCGGCAAGGGCTATTCGATCACCTACAGCGCCCCATCGCTGATGCCGCGTCGCCCGGTGGTGTTGAAAGACCGCTGGGTGTTCGTGGTGCCTTGGCGCGATCGCTTGCGGATCGGCAGCACGATGGAATTCTCAGGGTACGATACGCAACTGAATCCCACACGTTTGGCTGCACTGGAACGCGCTGCGGCCGACTATTTACACGCGCCGGCCGGTCCTGCGGTGATCGAACGTTGGTACGGATGGCGGCCGATGACCTGGGACGATGTGCCGGTGTTGGGCGCGGTGCCCGGCCGTCCTCACGTTTGGCTGGCAGCCGGGCATGGCATGCTCGGCATCAGCATGAGCACTGCAAGCGGACAACTGATGGCTGACCTGATCACGGGCCGCGCACCTGCGCTTGACCCGCATCCTTACCGTGCGGAGCGCTTCGCATGA
- the gorA gene encoding glutathione-disulfide reductase — MSARYDYDVVILGGGSGGLAAGFRAAKHGVRVAIMEPNALGGTCVNLGCVPKKAMWLAADLAGKIELASALGFDVPRPTLAWQELVTHRQGYIANIHASYRRRLNEDGVVLIPQRGVLQDRHTLMGGDGVPINAEHIVIATGAHPLRPEVDGAEHGEVSDDFFNLCHAPAHVAIVGGGYIAVEIAGLLQALGSRVHLFVQGDRLLERFDAELTLQLADNLRHLGVRLHFGFTTTALERDAQGALRVHGRPAHTSEQGNDVFDKVFFAVGRRANSAGLGLETVGVALGDKGEVLVDDGQTTGVPNIHAIGDVAGKVGLTPIAIAAGRKLMDRLFGNQPDARMDYEGVPSVVFSHPPLGHVGLTEEQARARYNGAVRVYRSTFRPMLHALAAASQRSLFKLVCVGEEERVVGIHLIGESADEMLQGFAVAVKMGATKRDFDETVAIHPTSSEEIVLMH; from the coding sequence ATGAGTGCGCGTTACGATTATGACGTCGTGATTCTGGGCGGCGGCTCGGGCGGCCTGGCCGCTGGATTTCGCGCGGCCAAACATGGCGTGCGCGTGGCGATCATGGAGCCGAACGCGCTGGGTGGCACCTGCGTCAATCTTGGCTGCGTGCCGAAGAAAGCGATGTGGTTGGCGGCCGATCTGGCCGGCAAGATCGAGCTGGCAAGCGCGCTCGGTTTCGATGTGCCACGCCCGACGCTGGCCTGGCAGGAGCTGGTCACGCACCGGCAGGGCTACATCGCCAACATCCACGCAAGCTATCGGCGCCGCCTCAACGAAGATGGCGTGGTGCTGATTCCGCAGCGTGGCGTGCTGCAGGACCGTCATACCCTCATGGGCGGCGACGGCGTGCCGATTAACGCCGAGCACATCGTGATCGCCACCGGCGCGCATCCCTTGCGCCCGGAGGTGGACGGTGCCGAGCACGGCGAAGTCTCCGACGATTTCTTCAATCTGTGTCATGCGCCTGCGCATGTGGCGATTGTGGGTGGCGGCTATATCGCTGTGGAAATTGCTGGTCTGCTGCAAGCGCTTGGCAGCCGCGTGCATTTATTCGTGCAAGGCGATCGTTTGCTGGAGCGCTTCGATGCCGAACTGACGTTGCAGTTGGCCGATAACCTGCGTCATCTGGGTGTCCGTCTGCATTTCGGTTTCACCACCACCGCTCTGGAGCGCGATGCGCAAGGCGCGCTACGTGTGCACGGTCGTCCGGCACACACCAGCGAGCAGGGCAACGACGTATTCGACAAGGTGTTCTTTGCCGTGGGCCGACGTGCCAACAGTGCCGGGTTAGGCCTGGAAACGGTCGGCGTTGCGCTCGGTGACAAGGGCGAGGTGTTGGTGGACGATGGACAGACCACCGGCGTGCCGAACATCCATGCGATCGGCGATGTCGCTGGCAAGGTGGGACTGACGCCGATAGCGATCGCTGCGGGTCGCAAGTTGATGGATCGTTTGTTTGGCAATCAACCTGATGCGCGCATGGACTATGAAGGCGTGCCCAGCGTGGTGTTTTCGCACCCGCCGCTCGGGCATGTCGGGCTCACCGAAGAACAGGCGCGCGCGCGTTACAACGGAGCGGTGCGTGTCTATCGCAGCACCTTCCGGCCCATGTTGCATGCACTGGCCGCCGCATCGCAGCGCAGTCTGTTCAAGCTGGTCTGCGTGGGCGAGGAAGAACGCGTGGTTGGTATACACCTGATAGGCGAGAGCGCCGACGAAATGCTGCAGGGCTTCGCCGTGGCAGTGAAGATGGGCGCGACCAAGCGCGACTTCGACGAGACCGTGGCGATTCATCCCACGTCGTCTGAAGAGATTGTGTTGATGCATTAA
- a CDS encoding C40 family peptidase, giving the protein MTNDEQIKTGAAPLPPRKPLRLLCATALWLAALPVLAQTANSPPSAPQTTTPDSAVATDKAATHGRADAAATATLAALLPHLAANDAIPLMDRSAMFAGDLSRLLANYDVSQSAANAAQNAVADSRVQVILQRAMALLGTPYAWGGESAEGFDCSGLVGYVFKTALGIDLPRVSRDIARDESAELIKDPSALRAGDLVFFGKRGRIDHVGLVVGDGKFLHAPSRGKDVRVDSLASGYWSEKFIQARRVL; this is encoded by the coding sequence GTGACGAACGACGAACAGATCAAAACTGGCGCCGCACCTCTTCCGCCCCGGAAACCGCTCCGCCTGTTGTGCGCCACCGCTCTTTGGCTAGCCGCACTTCCAGTTCTGGCGCAGACTGCCAACAGCCCCCCATCCGCTCCGCAGACGACCACGCCAGACAGCGCCGTCGCCACTGATAAAGCAGCAACCCACGGTCGCGCCGATGCCGCTGCCACCGCAACTCTGGCCGCGCTGCTTCCGCACCTGGCTGCCAATGACGCCATTCCGCTGATGGACCGCTCTGCGATGTTCGCCGGGGACCTCAGCCGCCTGCTGGCCAATTACGACGTTTCGCAGAGCGCGGCCAACGCTGCCCAGAATGCAGTGGCCGACAGCCGTGTCCAGGTGATCCTGCAACGCGCCATGGCCCTACTCGGCACCCCATACGCGTGGGGCGGCGAGTCCGCCGAAGGTTTCGACTGCAGTGGCTTGGTCGGCTACGTGTTCAAGACCGCACTGGGCATCGACCTGCCGCGCGTCTCGCGAGATATCGCCCGCGACGAATCTGCCGAACTGATCAAAGATCCGAGCGCGCTCAGGGCAGGCGACCTGGTGTTCTTCGGCAAGCGTGGCCGCATCGACCATGTGGGTCTGGTGGTCGGCGACGGCAAGTTCCTGCATGCACCTAGCCGAGGCAAGGATGTGCGCGTGGATTCGCTGGCCAGCGGCTACTGGAGCGAGAAGTTCATTCAGGCGCGTCGGGTACTCTGA
- a CDS encoding C40 family peptidase has product MSAAGCAAIMATFPTANYPGSMHITPVVAARAHRAAAASLLLGLFVLLGGCAQTLVRRPAAFAPPAPRVWPQVPPADPAAANTILMRALSLVGTPYRFGGNTPETGFDCSGLVIYVYKDMLALSLPRTSRELAAVQGPRIAPEKLAGGDLVFFGSRGNVTHVGIYVGEGRFVHAPNTGGTVRLDFLDGAYWRDHYSGSKRVLR; this is encoded by the coding sequence TTGTCTGCCGCCGGGTGCGCCGCCATCATGGCGACCTTTCCAACCGCCAATTATCCCGGCTCCATGCATATCACGCCAGTTGTCGCCGCCCGCGCCCATCGCGCCGCCGCGGCCAGTTTGCTGCTGGGCCTGTTCGTGCTGCTGGGCGGGTGCGCACAGACGCTGGTGCGTCGTCCGGCCGCTTTTGCGCCACCGGCCCCGCGTGTCTGGCCACAAGTGCCGCCGGCGGACCCGGCCGCTGCGAACACCATCTTGATGCGCGCACTGAGCCTGGTCGGCACCCCGTACCGGTTCGGTGGCAATACGCCGGAAACCGGTTTCGACTGCAGCGGGCTGGTCATCTATGTCTACAAAGATATGTTGGCGTTGTCGCTACCACGCACCTCACGCGAATTGGCTGCGGTCCAGGGTCCGCGCATTGCGCCGGAAAAACTGGCTGGCGGTGATCTGGTGTTTTTCGGCTCCAGAGGCAATGTGACCCACGTCGGCATTTATGTCGGTGAAGGCCGCTTTGTGCATGCCCCTAACACCGGCGGTACAGTCCGCCTGGATTTCCTGGACGGCGCCTACTGGCGTGACCATTATTCAGGGTCCAAACGTGTCTTACGTTGA